The Rhinopithecus roxellana isolate Shanxi Qingling chromosome 9, ASM756505v1, whole genome shotgun sequence genome contains a region encoding:
- the TMEM68 gene encoding transmembrane protein 68 isoform X2, translating into MIDKNQTCGLGQDSVPYMLCLIHILEEWFGVEQLEDYLNFANYLLWVFTPLILLILPYFTIFLLYLTIIFLHIYKRKNVLKEAYSHNLWDGARKTVATLWDGHAAVWHGYEVHGMEKIPEDGPALIIFYHGAIPIDFYYFMAKIFIHKGRTCRVVADHFVFKIPGFSLLLDVFCALHGPREKCVEILRSGHLLAISPGGVREALISDETYNIVWGHRKGFAQVAIDAKVMRRLRHREMEGWKGSGHSARQQQSRAHSSELEATGTVAIPDYIAQ; encoded by the exons ATGATAGACAAAAATCAAACCTGTGGTCTAGGACAGGATTCTGTGCCCTATATGCTTTGTCTGATTCACATACTCGAAGAATGGTTTGGTGTGGAGCAGTTGGAGGACTATTTGAATTTTGCAAACTATCTCTTGTGGGTTTTTACACCACTAATACTTTTAATACTTCCTTACTTTACTATCTTTCTTCTCTACCTTACCATTATTTTCTTACACATTTATAAGAGAAAGAATGTATTAAAAGAAGCCTACTCTCATAATTTATGGGATGGTGCAAGGAAAACGGTGGCAACTCTGTGGGATGGACATGCAGCCGTTTGGCATG GTTATGAAGTTCATGGAATGGAAAAAATACCAGAAGATGGACCAGCACTTATAATTTTTTATCATGGAGCTATTCCTATAGATTTTTACTATTTCATGGCCAAAATATTTATACACAAAGGCAGAACTTGCCGAGTAGTAGCTGATcactttgtctttaaaattcCAG GCTTTAGTTTATTACTGGATGTGTTTTGTGCTCTACATGGACCAAGAGAAAAATGTGTTGAAATTCTGAGGAGTGGCCACTTGTTAGCTATCTCACCAGGTGGAGTTCGAGAAGCCCTAATTAGTGATGAAACTTACAACATTGTATGGGGTCATCGCAAAGGCTTCGCTCAGGTTGCAATTGATGCAAAAGTG ATGAGGAGACTCAGGCACAGAGAGATGGAGGGATGGAAGGGATCTGGTCACTCAGCAAGGCAGCAGCAGAGCAGAGCACACAGTTCAGAACTCGAGGCAACTGGTACTGTTGCCATTCCTGACTACATTGCACAGTGA
- the TMEM68 gene encoding transmembrane protein 68 isoform X5, with protein sequence MIDKNQTCGLGQDSVPYMLCLIHILEEWFGVEQLEDYLNFANYLLWVFTPLILLILPYFTIFLLYLTIIFLHIYKRKNVLKEAYSHNLWDGARKTVATLWDGHAAVWHGKQGYFHLCVAIHMCCIGTMLPSILLIEKILKHTIEVIFTIPCYLFACIVHMHVCFLK encoded by the coding sequence ATGATAGACAAAAATCAAACCTGTGGTCTAGGACAGGATTCTGTGCCCTATATGCTTTGTCTGATTCACATACTCGAAGAATGGTTTGGTGTGGAGCAGTTGGAGGACTATTTGAATTTTGCAAACTATCTCTTGTGGGTTTTTACACCACTAATACTTTTAATACTTCCTTACTTTACTATCTTTCTTCTCTACCTTACCATTATTTTCTTACACATTTATAAGAGAAAGAATGTATTAAAAGAAGCCTACTCTCATAATTTATGGGATGGTGCAAGGAAAACGGTGGCAACTCTGTGGGATGGACATGCAGCCGTTTGGCATGGTAAGCAAGGATACTTTCACCTCTGTGTTGCCATTCATATGTGCTGCATTGGAACCATGTTACCTTCCATTTTATTGATTGAGAAGATCCTGAAACATACAATAGAAGTGATATTTACTATTCCCTGTTATCTGTTTGCATGCATTGTGCATATGCACGTGTGtttcttaaaatga